Proteins from one Podospora pseudocomata strain CBS 415.72m chromosome 4, whole genome shotgun sequence genomic window:
- the CYR1 gene encoding cysteinyl-tRNA synthetase (EggNog:ENOG503NVK1; COG:J; BUSCO:EOG092611G7) gives MRSIAGTRPFFSSLKKLTPIARQPPRYFRFYSQSRMASITVHNSLKPGPPVPFVPKTDGKISWYACGPTTYDLSHLGHARNYLSNDIIRRIFQDYFGYEVNFVMNYTDVDDKIIIKARRQRLLDLEKEKSYTPEQLRELVSKAFQAYAQSNLPLLVTQGQPELDENNYQARKDAAYGQVLAGGTLSGEGRPGDAEAKIKMHLNNMDSAAKSLQTSSGFDGAEDILLPYLDSLYKETIDTSDQTIFTDLTQRMEKAFNDDMAALNVLEPTAVTRVTEYVPQIVSFVEQIIQKGFAYEADGSVYFDIGAFEKAGNTYARLRPESRNDKALQEEGEGSLSKSSGGQKKRDADFALWKQSKPGEPYWPSPWGQGRPGWHIECSVMASDKLGDNMDIHSGGIDLAFPHHDNELAQSEAFFHQCGKGEHTWVNYFLHMGHLSIAGSKMSKSLKNFQTIQDALATTYTARNMRIVFLMGRWNDGVEISGDMRKQADNWENTVDNFFTNIKAKLAEVDAPTDGVKYLSLTGAGNSLIEDLEQAKKDLDVALRNSFDTPGAMQVILRLVRNANIYMNDKAKSSNLQPVEAVARWVTKIVGIFGLDATAKPPYDGLGWGSSSATAADDIDPQTAIKPYAAAYEKVKADVQSLHLSASSIQSALEHSPDAEFAEVEKSGEKDVEKLALPYLRATSRLRDELRAIVPTLASEPQIKQAVLALSDRIRDYDLTDLGVQLDDQTDKPSLIKFVPAAKLIAAREEKASQLAEKAKQKEEARKAREKAEEEKWAKAKVAPQDMFKDDPKYTEWDADGLPIKLAEGGEPVPKSQAKKLKKDWDRQKKLHEEYLAKFGGKA, from the exons GCCATGCCCGAAACTATCTATCCAACG ACATCATTCGCCGTATATTCCAGGACTACTTCGGCTACGAAGTCAACTTTGTGATGAACTATACTGATGTCGACgacaagatcatcatcaaag CCAGGAGACAGCGCTTGCTTGACTTGGAAAAAGAGAAGTCGTATACCCCCGAGCAGCTCCGAGAACTCGTCTCCAAGGCCTTCCAAGCGTATGCTCAAAGCAATCTTCCCCTCTTGGTAACCCAGGGTCAACCGGAGTTGGATGAGAACAATTACCAGGCGCGTAAAGATGCCGCGTACGGTCAGGTTCTTGCAGGAGGGACCCTCAGTGGAGAGGGTAGGCCAGGGGacgccgaggccaagatcaagatgCACCTGAACAACATGGACTCGGCAGCCAAGTCCCTCCAGACTTCCTCCGGCTTTGACGGTGCTGAAGATATTCTGCTTCCCTATCTCGATTCTCTGTACAAAGAGACGATCGACACCAGCGATCAGACCATCTTCACTGACCTCACTCAGAGGATGGAAAAGGCCTTCAACGATGACATGGCAGCCTTGAATGTTCTGGAGCCTACCGCCGTCACGAGGGTGACTGAATATGTGCCCCAGATTGTGTCCTTTGTCGAGCAAATCATTCAGAAGGGGTTTGCATATGAGGCCGACGGCTCAGTCTACTTTGATATTGGTGCCTTTGAGAAGGCTGGGAATACCTACGCAAGACTGCGCCCGGAGAGCAGAAACGACAAGGCCCTgcaggaggaaggagagggctcTCTTTCCAAGAGTTCAGGCGGCCAGAAAAAACGCGACGCCGATTTTGCACTGTGGAAGCAGAGCAAGCCCGGTGAGCCATACTGGCCCAGCCCCTGGGGTCAGGGGAGACCTGGCTGGCACATTGAATGCTCCGTGATGGCCTCTGATAAGCTCGGCGACAACATGGATATCCATTCGGGTGGCATTGATCTTGCCTTCCCTCACCATGACAACGAGCTGGCTCAGAGCGAGGCCTTTTTCCACCAGTGCGGCAAGGGCGAGCACACATGGGTCAACTACTTTTTGCATATGGGTCACCTTTCAATTGCCGGCAGCAAGATGAGCAAAAGCTTGAAGAACTTTCAAACAATCCAAGACGCGCTGGCTACCACATACACAGCGCGAAACATGCGCATCGTCTTTTTGATGGGCCGATGGAACGATGGTGTGGAGATCTCGGGAGATATGCGCAAGCAGGCCGATAACTGGGAGAATACTGTCGACAACTTCTTCACCAATATCAAGGCTAAGCTTGCCGAGGTTGATGCGCCAACCGATGGTGTCAAGTACCTGTCTCTCACAGGCGCCGGAAACAGTCTCATTGAGGACCTTGAGCAAGCGAAGAAGGACCTCGATGTGGCACTTCGCAATTCCTTCGACACTCCTGGTGCCATGCAAGTGATCCTGCGCCTGGTCCGCAACGCCAACATCTACATGAACGACAAGGCAAAGTCATCTAATCTTCAGCCTGTCGAGGCGGTGGCCCGCTGGGTGACAAAGATCGTAGGTATCTTTGGCCTGGACGCTACCGCAAAGCCACCCTACGATGGCCTCGGCTGGGGGTCATCTTCTGCTACCGCTGCGGATGACATCGACCCCCAAACAGCGATCAAGCCCTACGCTGCTGCGTACGAGAAGGTTAAAGCCGATGTTCAATCGCTTCAcctctctgcctcttcgATTCAATCTGCTCTCGAGCACTCCCCAGACGCCGAGTTTGCTGAAGTAGAGAAGAGTGGCGAGAAGGACGTGGAGAAGTTGGCGCTGCCATATCTTCGTGCCACTTCCCGTCTCCGCGATGAGCTACGGGCCATCGTCCCAACCCTTGCTTCAGAGCCTCAAATCAAGCAGGCTGTTCTCGCCCTCAGTGACCGTATCCGCGACTATGACTTGACCGACCTTGGCGTACAGCTCGATGATCAAACCGATAAGCCGAGTCTCATCAAGTTTGTGCCTGCTGCCAAACTTATCGCTGCGAGAGAGGAGAAAGCGTCCCAGCTTGCTGAGAAGGCTAAgcaaaaggaggaggcccGGAAGGCTAgagagaaggccgaggaggagaagtgggccaaggccaaggtggcCCCGCAAGACATGTTCAAGGACGACCCCAAATATACCGAGTGGGATGCTGACGGTCTGCCGATAAAGCTggccgaggggggtgagCCAGTGCCCAAGAGCCAGGCTAAaaagttgaagaaggacTGGGACAGGCAGAAGAAACTGCACGAAGAGTATCTTGCCAAGTTTGGAGGCAAGGCGTGA